In Candidatus Polarisedimenticolia bacterium, the genomic window AGCCTGATTCCATGCGAGGTGCACGACGGCGGGGAGTTCTGGACCATCGTGCTCTGGGAGATGCGCGAGGCGATGATCAACCGCTATCACAACCGCGCCTTCCCTGGCGGCCCGATCTTCCCGACCTTTTCGCTGCCTTCCGGCCAGGCCTCCAGCAACGTGCACAACGCGCAGGGACGCACCACCGACGGCAGCGGCAGCGTGGCGCGCATCGATCGCGCCGCCATCGAGGACGCCGCCTTCACGGCCCTGTTCCGCGTCACCGACGCCATGAAGCTGGCACCCTGCAACCCGACGATGGTCGACATGCGCGACGCCATCCTGGCGGCCGATCGGGCCCTGGGAGGCGAGTTCCAGGATCTCATCTGGCGCGCTTTCGCCAACCGCGGAATCGGGGAGCTGGCGACTTCCACGGGAGGGGAGACCGGGGTGACGGTGGAGGATTTCACCGTCCCGGCCACGGTGGCGAGCTGCGAGCTGTTGGGCGGTCCTCTTGCGGCGCCCTCCTTCACGGCCACCGCCGGGATCAATTCCGTGATGCTCAACATCACTCCCGACGGTGCTGTCGAGTACGTCATCTCGCGCAGCAGCCGCGGCGCCGGATCCCCGGCCGACCCGGCTCCTTTCGTGGAGGTGGCGCGCATCACGGGGACGAGCTATACCGACACGGGGCTGGACGGAGGCGTCGCCTACACCTACCGGGTGCGGGCGCTGCGCAACGACGACTGCGTCTCCGCGAGCCGCGCCGTCGGTGCCGTGCCCCTGGGAGTGGCGCTTCCCTGCGTGGCCGATCCGACCTTCGGACACCTCTCGCGCGTCGTCGATCCGGGCGATTGCCGGCACCTGTTGCTGGAATGGGCGCCCGCCAGCTCCAACTGTGTCGGTGGACCGAGCGTGCACTACAACATCTATCGCAGCACGACGCCCGACTTCGTCCCGGGGCCGACCAACCGGATTGCCACGGGCGTGGCGGGAAGCGGGTACTCCGACGAGCCGGGAGCCACCGATCGGCTCTTCTACTACGTGGTCCGGGCGGAAGACTCCACCACCGGGCATGGCGGGCCGGCCAACGGCGGCAACGAGGATGACAACACCGCCCGCGTGGCGGGACTGGTCACCAGCGCCATGCTGGTGAACCAGGGCTTCACCGACGACGCGGAGACCGGGCCTGACAACCAGCGCAGCGCGCATTTCTCTTCGAGCGGATTGACCGTGCCCCTCATCCCGCAGCGCGGCGGCTGGTTCAGGGACGGTGCTCCCGGATCGGTGGCGCCCCATTCGGGCGCCTTCGTGTGGCACACCTACAATGCCGACAACGTGACGGTGTCGGCCTCCAACAACCTGAGCTATGAGCTGCGCAGCGACGTGGCCGCCATCACCCCCGCCACAATCCTGACCTTCTTCCACACCTTCCAGGCGGAAGGAGGCTTCGACGGCGGCGTGGTGGAAGCGGCGCTGGTGGATCCCCTCACCGGGACGGTGGGGACGTTCCAGGACCTGGGCAATCTCATCTATGAAGGCGGCTACACCGGCGAGCTGACGGCGACCTCGGCGGGCACCAACACCAATCCGCTGTTCGGGCGGCGGGCCTACACCGGGGGCGTGCTCGGACCGATGCGCCGGGTGCGCGCCTTCCTCGGAGGCCTGGTGCCGGCCGGGCAAGGATCGGCGCAGGTCGTGATCCGCTTCCTGTTCGGCAACGACGTGGCCAACACCATCCCTCCCTCGACTCCGGAAGGGAACTTCCTTCCCGGGTGGTACCTCGACGACGTGTCGCTCGACGAGTCGTGCTGTCCGCAATCGGCTCCGCCGACTTCCCTGACCGCCGCCGCGACCGGCGACAACCAGATCACCCTCGCCTGGCAGCCGCCGGCCGGCGGCGCTCCTTCCGAGTACCGGATCTTCCGTGAGGCCATGGGGGAAACGACGCCGGCGGTGTTCGACGAGCAGGTTGCCGCGGTCCCGGGGAGCCAGACCGGCTACCTGGACCATGAGGCCTCGGCCGGCACGCGCTATGCCTACGTGGTGCGGGCGATTCCCGCCTCCGGCTGCCCCTCTTCGGACAGCAACGTGGCGACCGCCGCGGCCACCGGCACCTGCACCAGCGAGCCGTTCTTTGTCGGATTGCGCAGCGTGTCGGCGCCATCCAACGCCACCTGCACGCTGGACCTCGCCTGGGACTCCGGCGCGGCCCGCTGTCCAGGAGCCGGGGTGCGCTACAACGTCTACCGCAGCACCGATCCGGCGTTCCTGCCGGGGGAGGACAGTCTCATCGCCGCCGGCGTGACCGGCACGACCTACCGCGACCAGGCGGGCCTGGCGAGTGGAGTGACCTATCACTACATCGTGCGTGCCGAGGACACCACCTCGAGCGGTGGAGGACCGGCCAGCGGCGGCAACGAGGACGACAATCTGGCGCGACGCAGCGGATCGCCCCTCGGCCTACCGGCGCCGGGCCCCGATTTCAGCGACGATCTGGAGCCTATCTCCGAGCCGGGCTATACCTTCTTCAGCACGCGCGACGCGGGGAACTGGGAGGTGCAGAACGATCCCACATCGCACAGCCTCACGCACGCCTGGGTCAGCCTGGACGACCAGCCCGGCGTGCTTCTCACTCCCAAGGATGACCGGCTCACGCTGCCGCCGATGAGCCTGACCTCGGCGAGCGTGCTGACCTTCTACCACAACTTCGATTTCGCCCAGTTCCCGTTGGCCGATCCGGCGGAGGCCTACCAGAGCGGCGGCGTTCTCGAGATCTCCGCCGATGGATCGACCTGGATCGATCTGGGGCCCTACATCACCACGGGCGGCTACAACGGAGCCGTCGATCCCGGCTCCATGAGCCCGATCAAGGGAAGGCCGGCCTGGGTCGGGTCCAGCGACGCCCTTCCGGGAAGCCGCGCCGACGCAATGAGCCAGGTCGCGGTGAATCTGGGGGCGGCCGTGCAGGCGGAGTTCGGTGCGGCCAGCCTCCCCAACGCGCGGCTCCGCTTCCGTCTCGGTGGCACGTTCCAGCTCCTGATCGATGGGACGCGTGGCATCGGCTGGGGCGTGGACGACATCCATGTCTCCAGCCTGCTATCTCCCGGCCAGTGCTCCAGCGCGCCGCCTCCGCCCGCCTGCGAGATCACCTCGATCTCACCCGGGACGGGAGAGCAGGGACAAACTCTGGGCGTGACCCTCGACGGCAGCCGCTTCGCATCGGGCTCCGGGGTGGTGTTCAGCCGGGACGGTGACAGCGCCGACGGCGTGCAGGAAGGCTCCGCGACGGTGAACCCCGGAGGGACGCGCGTCACCTTGCAGATCGACATCGCGACCGATGCTCCGGAAGGTCCGCACGATGTCAGCGTGATCGCTCCCGACGGATCGTTCTGCCGGGCGCGCTCCGCCTTCGTCGTCACCCATCCGGGAGGCGGCGGCGCCACCCGCGTGATTCCGTGCGATGACCCGTCGGTCAGCCGCAAGGGAGGCTGGCACGACCTCCAGGACTCCCGCAGCCGCTTCGGCAAGTACTGCCGCAACGTCGGCGTGCGCAACGGCGGCCCCAACAGCTTCCTGGAGCTGCCGATCTCCAGCGCCAACGGCGGCACCGTCTCGGTCATCTACGCGCGCGGCCCGCGTGGCGGCAGCGCCGACGCGAGCGCGGGAGGCCAGAGCCGCCGGGTCGACTTCAACCGGCCGGCAACGGATCCCGTTCATCCCGACAGCTCCGGCAGGCAGGACCTGACCTTCGGGTTCAGCGAGACCTTCACGGTGCCCGCCGGCGACAGCGTGCTGCGCATCGACGTCAGGAACGACGACGCCGACTCGAAGCACGACATGGACTACGTCGAAGGGTTCCTGTTCACCGAGAGCCAGTCGGCTTCGGCGCAGGCACGCTACTCCGAGAAGGCGAGCGCGAGCGACGCCACGGTGCCGGCGGGGGGAACCATCGCGATGCCCTTCACGGCGCCGGCGGGCACCATCCTGCTGACGGCGGTGGCCGACGGCGGGGGAGCCGATCTCCTGCTCACGGTGAGGAATTCCCTCGGCGCGGCGGTGGCTTCCTCCGACCGCGCTCTTGGACCGGAGGTGGCGTGGATTCTGGCGATCGTGCCGGGAACTTACCGGCTGGAGGTGACCAACCACGGGACGACCGCGGCGCCGGTGGCGCTGTACGCCATCCCGACGGTCGATCTCAGCCTGGTGCCGGCCCCCGCGCCCGGATCCGGCCTCGTGCCGAGACGAGGGCGCTAGCGACGTTACAGCGACGCGGGTCGATGGTGACGATGCCCCACCATGGCGCCCGCGTCGTCAGGGCCCCGGAGCTTGCGGAGCTCCGGGGCTCCTTCTTTTCATGGAAGGCTAGAAATCGAGCCTGACGCCGAGCTCGATGGTGCGGGGCGGGCCGACCTGTCCGATCGCCTCGCCGAAGTGGGAGGAGACGGCGCGCCCCTCGATCGGGCCGGGGTTATAGCGGTCCATCAGGTTGAAGACCTGGACGAACGCCTCGCCGCCGCTTCCCTTGGAGCTCAGGAACGGCTTGGCGATGCGCAGGTCGACCTGGAAGAAGACCGGCTCGTCGAGATGGGTCACGGGAGGCAGCAGGGCCGCGGCGCGCACGGCGTTGACCGCGTCGAGGTCGGTGGAGGCCCCCGAGTTGCGGGGCACTCCTTTCGGGCGATCGTTGGTGAAGCCGTCGAGGTTCTCGTCCCGGCCCGTGGTCACGTTGAAAGCGGTGCCGGAGGCCACCTGCAGGACGGCGGAAGCATTCAGGTCCCACCAGGGAAGGAGGGCCTGTCCCGAGAAGACGAAACGGTGGCGCCGGTCGGCGTCGGAGCGCGAGCGCTCTCCCGCGATGTCGTCGGAGTCGGGCGGGAGAGAAACGCCGCCCTTGAGCGGGTCGGGACCCAGGTCCTCCGCGCGCGACAGGGTGTAGGACGCGGCATAGCGCAGCGCCTCGCTCCTCCAGCGCCAGGCGAGGTCCATTCCCCAGTACCAGCTTCTTCCCTCCGTCACGATGGCCGCAATCGATCCCACGGTGCCATCCGCGTGCTCCGGCACCCCCTGGGCCGTCCTGCCGATGACCGGATTCAGGTCGCGCATCAGGGCCTGATGGTAGCCGAGGACGCGGACCGCGCCGGCCTCGATCGAGCCGTGCTCACCGACCGCCCACTCGGCTCCCAGATTGAACTGGTTCACGTAGGGCGTGTCCAGGGTGGTCCCGGTGGAGAAGCGCAGGGTGAGGCTCTCGGGGAAGAAGAGCTCGGGCCGGATTGTCTCCATGCCCAGCTCGGCCACGGTGTCCTCGGTGAACTCCAAGGTCAGCCCCTGGGGGAACAGCAAACCGATCCGGGTGCCGGAGGTGATCGCCGCGACCGCGGGAAAGCCGAGGACCAGCTTGTCGTAGAACATTCCGGCGCCGCCGCGCACGACGAGGCGTCCCCCCGGAAGCGGCGTCCAGGTGAACCCGAGGCGCGGAGCGATGTTGCCTTTGTCGATGGGAGCGCCGCCATTGGGAATGGAGGACTGGACGCTCGCCGAAGCGGGGAGGCGGAAGGTGCTCAAATCGTAGCGCAGGCCGTAATTGAGAGTCAGCTTCGGGTGCGCCTGCCAGGTATCCTGTGCGAACAGCGCCAGCCGGGTGTCGTCGAGGCGGGCCGCCGGCTCACCCTCGATCAAGGTGAACACGGTCGGGTAGGTCTCCAGCTGGTTCGGCTCGTCGATCTGCCCGTCGCCGTCGTCGTCCACCCCGATCTGTCCCGGGCAGTCAATCGGATCGTAGCGGCAGAACCCCTTACCGGTGCAGTCGTCGTCATCGACGCAGGAGGTGGAGGGATCGAGCGAGCAGTGCCGGCTGACCTGGTTGGCGAAGACTCCGCCGCAGTCTCCCGGCTCGAAGGGGGCATCGGTGTTGTACAGGAAATTGCCGTCGAAATTGAAGGTCGTACCGACGTCGGTGATCGAGCGGCTCAGGTCGATGCCGAACTTGGCCGTGTGCAGGCCGCGGCGCCAGGTGAGATTGTCCACCAGCTGAATGAGCGACTCCTCCCGGTCCTGCGTGTGCAGGTTGTTCCCCCCGAAGATGCCGGAGGGGCGCTCCACGCCCGAGACCTCGGAATTGGCGCGCTGCGCGAAAGTGGAGTGCGACAGCAGCACCCGCTCCTCGTTGAGCAGATCGGGCGAGGCGACGATCGTCAGGCTTGCCGCCAGCTGCAGGTCGTCTTCCTCCAGATGGAATCCCGCCTGCGGCGTGGTGATCCCTCCGACATTGACGTTGTTCACGACGCTCTGGTTGCCGGAGAGCCGCACCATGAGGAACGTGGCATCGCTCAAGTTGAAGTCGGTCCTCAGAAATAGGCTGTCGTTGCGGTTCGGAGTCAGCGCCCAGCCTCCCGCCACGCCGTTCTGGTCCACGCCGGTGTAGGGAACGACGTCGTCGGAGCTCTGGTGCTCGAAGGCCGTGTAATAGAACGCCTGGTCCGGGCGGAAGGCGCCGCCGAAATGAAACCCTGCCTGCCCTCCATGTCCCGTCTCGGATTGGGCTTGGGGATTGGGAAGTCCGGAAACCAGCTCGCCCGGGCTGTTGAGGCTGGCGAAGGAGCCCTGGATGAAGCCGCCGGCTTTGAACTCGTTGGTGCCGCGCTGCGTGACGATGTTCATGATGCCGCCGCTGGCCCGCCCGAACTCCGGCGCGTACTGGTTGGTGAGGAAGACGAACTCGCCGATCACCTGCTGGGAAAAGGCCGAGTTCAGGGTGGTGCCGCTGGTGCGGTCGTTGTTGTCCACGCCGTCCACCAGAAAGGAGTTGGAGCGGCCCGACTGGCCGTTCACCACGAAGACCGACCCGCGCTCGCCGTAGAAGTTCCCGGGAGGAGTTGCCTGGACCGCCGAGTCGAGCAGCGCCAGGTTGGTGGCGACGCGTCCCGCGATCGGCAGGCTGTCCACCTCCTCGGCGCCGATGTGCAGCTCTCCGCCGCTGCGCGACAAGTTGACCTCGGGCGGAGGCGCGCCGACCCGCACCCGCTCGGTCAGGGATGCCTCGAGGAGCAGGTCGAGCGTCAGCACTTCCTGCAGGTGGATCGAAGCTTCGTTCGGCGCGCTGGAGCGGCCATCGGATAGCTGCGCCATGACGATCCAGCTGCCGGGGGAGAGGAGCTCGAGCCGGTAGCGGCCCGCCGCATCGCTTGTGGCGACGCGCACGACGCCCGTCGCCAGGGAGCGTGCCTGCACCACCGCCTTGGCCACCGGCGACCCGGAGGTGTCCGTGACCTTTCCCTGCAGGATGCCCGAGGCGGTCTGCGCCAGGCAGAGCCCGGCACCGAGAAGCAGGACGATCGTCGCGAGCGCCGCGTGCGCGGCGGGTCGGCCGGGAAGGCTCAATGTCCGTAGTGTCCCCACGGACCGGTCCCGCCCGCTCCGTTCGCGACCACCAGGTAGTAGAGCTGGGACGGTGTGCCGGTCCAGCAGGTCGTTCCTGAAGCCAAGTCGGAGACCGTGCCCCAGCCGGTGTCGTTGCGCGCGTCGTTGCTCCCCAGGACCCGGTAACCGGTCAGGCAGGGATCGGCGAGGGGCGCCCAGCAGATCTGGATCTCCCCGGGAACCGCCGTGGGGTTGACGGTGACGCTTCCCGCCTCGGCGGTCGGGGCGCACCCGGAAGGCTGCGTCGTCGCCTGCACCTCCACCGGATAGACGAAGGCGGGGTCCCCCGAGATCTGGGTCGGGTAGAGAAGACTCTCGTAGGTGGTCGTCGCCAGTGTCGACGGATCGGTGAAGTTCGACAGCGACGTGACGGTCAGATAGTAGGAGGTGCCCGGCGCGAGCCCCGTAATCGTGGCGGTGGTCCCGACGATCGAGGCCTGGCCGGGGTTCGCTTGCGAGTTGAAGGCATAGGTGGACCCGCTGCCCGAGTCGGTATCCCAGTAAACCTTGTAGCCGTTGATGCGGTGCGTGTCGAGCCCCGGGTCCCAGGAGAGCGAGATGCTGGTCTGCGTCTGACCGGTTACCTGAATGGTGCGCGGCGGAAAGAGCCCGAAGCGGATGTCGGTCTCGGCGAGCTGCGAGAAGGAGGTGGCATCGGCAGCCACCTGCAGCGACTCCAGCCGCGCCGCCGTCCCGAGGTAAGGAACCTGCCAGAGGTAGTTGAAGGTGCGCACGTCGTCCACCGCGAACAGGCAGCTGGATCCGGCGTAGACGCAGAAATCGGCGGTGATCCGCAGCAGCAGGGCGTTGAAGGTGTGCCCCGAGGGGAGCGTCACCACGCCTCCCTTGATCACGGTGCCCGATTGGGTGCCGGTATGGCCCGAGCAGGACTTGGAGTAGAGCTTGTCGAGGAACTGCGAGGCGCCGCAGAGCTGGTTGAAGATGTTCTGCTCGCAGTTGAAGACGCCGCTGGTCCAGGAATCGCCGGCCTGCATGTAGAAGTCGGCGCCCGGAACGTCCTGGTGCGGGAAGCGGTACAGCGGCACCGGCGTGCGCGTCACGCCGCCGAAGGTGGTGTAGCAGAAGCGGCTCTCCCCCTGGCCGAAGCTGCCGCTCACCCCTTCCTTCTGCGACCCGGCGCGCGCCCAGATCGTCGTGTCGGCGGGGCGGACCTCGATCTCGACGACGTCGTTCGTCTTCAGGGTGCTCGCCGGCGTGGCGAAGTTCTTGTCGAGGCGCTCGAGGACGCCGGCCGGAACGGTGTAGCCGCACTGCGCGAAATTGCAGGTTTCCGCCGAGCTGACCGGCACGTTCGTGGCGGAGGTCTCGGTCCCGCCGTTGTTGCCGGAGAAATCCCAGGTGTCGGCGGCAATCAGCGCTCCCATGGTGGCGTAGCTGGGAGTGGTGAGCGTCGCGACGTTCTTGACGCAATCCTGGCCGCTGGCGCATTGGGAATCGAGTGAGCAGGGGGTGCCGCTGCTCGTGCAGGTCCCGGGGACGTCCCAGCCGTAATCCACACCGTCGAAGGGGAGTGAGAACATCTGCGCGGAAAAGATCTTCAGAGTGGCGGCGCCGTCCAGCGTCGCATCCAGGAAGTAGCTGTCGGAAGGCTCGCCGGAGCGCGAGTCGGGATGGTATTCGGCGACCACGCCGGCGAGCGGGCTGATCCAGCGGTAGAAGGTCTCCCGGGTCACCGGGCCGGCTCCCGTCCGTTGCAGCAGGCAGCGCTGCAGGACGACTTCGTAGGGGCGTGATGGGAGATGCAGCCATCCGATGCCCACGATCTCGGTGCCTATCTCCAGCCGCGCAGCGCCCCTCTTTTCCTTCTCCTCCAGTTCGAACGAGCGCCGTGTCCCCATCCTGAGACGGGTCGGGAAGCGATCGGGAAAGAGCCATTCCAGCGCCTGCCCCGCTTCTCCTGAATCCTGGAAGAGGATTTCGCGCGGCTCGGGAGCTCCGGGGAGCCGGGTCTGACGGCTCACCGCCCCTTCGCGCGATTCCAGGGTCATCACGGAGGATTTACCCCCCGCCGCCGCGATGAAATCCCAGCGGGTCTTCCCTTCGGGGTGGACCCAATCGGCCGAAGCCGGGGCGACCGCGGGCAGGGGAATGAGTCGAACCTGACGCCGCGGGCTTTCTCCTGCGTGCACGGGGATGGCGGGAAGCGCCGCCAGGATCAGGGTCGTCATCCATCGGCGAGGCATCGGGGCTCCTTCTTCATGGGGTGCTCGATTTGCCGGCGAGGCCCTTGCGGGCTTCCTCGATCCATTCCTTGGCGTCAGGGTCTTCGCGGAGGAGCCGCTCCTGCGCCTGCTCGAGGGCCCGGGTGTAGGCGGCTCGCGCGCCCGCGGTATCTTCGAGGTTCGCGAGCGTCTCTCCCAGAGCGAGCAGGTTCGGAGGGTAATCCGGAGCGATTTCCAGGGCCTGGCGCGCCTCTTCGATGGCGCGGTCGGGATCTCCGGGTCCGGCCGGCCATGCTGGTGCGCGGGCGTAAAGCAATGCCAGGGCCCGGTAAGGTCCCCCTTGCTCGAGCCCCGGATCCATCTCGGAGGCGCGCCGGAAAGCCTGCTCGATGCGCGGCAGCGCGTCCAGCGCCGTGCTTCGCTTCTCCCGGGCCTGCAGGCCCAAGGCGGCGCCAAGCCAGTACTCGCAGGCGGCGCTTTGCGGCTGAAGTCGCGCGCACCATTGTGCCGACTGAACCGCGGCCGTCGCCGCCGCGGCGCGGTCGTGAGACGCGCTCTCGTGGTCCGCGAGCCACGCCTGCGCCTTCACGGCGCCGAGGAGTCCCTCGATGCGGCTGGAATCGCGGCGCGCAGCCGCGAGGAAGAGCGTTACGGCCTCGCGGATTTCGGGCAAAGCGCGCTTAGCATATAGGAATTCCGCATGCCGGAGAAGAGAATCGAGGTCCTCGTTGTCGCCGGGAAGCGGCCCTCCGCCCCCGATCTGCGAGAGAGGAGGAGGCTCCTTCAGGGCATGCGCGCAACCGGCCAGGACGGCGCACGCGGCGGCGACGCGCAGGAGCGAGGTAAGCCGGCTCAAGGGTGCGAGGAGTTCGTGCCGGATACGGCCGCGGGGATCCGCTTGAGGTCAATCGCGCGGAACTCGCGAATCCGGATCGCCTGCAGCGCCGCCTTCCCCGTCTCGGAGGAGCCCAGCTTGCGCAGGGCGTCGACGAGCGAGGCGGCCCGCGCTTCCGGAAGGCGCCCCTTGACCAGGCAGAAAATGCCGCCCGGAAACTCGCGCGAGGTGGCCACCGTCTCGAGATCGGACGAGAACGGCAGCGACGGCAGCGCGGCGCTCTGCTCGGGATCCAGGAGGACCGCGATCTTCTCGCCGGATGCAGCGCGGCGCAGCGCCGAAAGGGGGCGGGCCGAGAAGGAGATCCGGGCCGAATCCGGAATCGGGCCCCATCCCGCCAGAACCTCGCGCCGCACGAAATCGGGGGAGAAGCCGATCCCTCCTACGATCTCCCAGTCGGCGAGCGTTGCCGGCGACTTCAGCGCCCCGGAGCGCGCCACGAGCCGGTAGACGGCCCCGGCACCCGACTCGGGGACGGCCTCCAGAGCGGGTACCAGGGAAAGCGCCCGCGCGTACTCATAATAGAAAGGAAGGGAAACCAGGGCTGCGGGCGCGTCCCCCTGCTCCAGCCTCTGCCCTCCCCCCGCAGACGTCTCGAAATAGACTGCGGCCAGAGAATCGGCCGGCCAGCCGGCCGTCTGGGCCAGCGCTCCGGCGAGCTGGTCCATCGTCGGCTGTGCCTGTGCCGTGTCGCCCGGGGAGCCAGGCGAGCAGACGACGAGGGTGATCCGGGCCGGGCCGGCCGACAGGCTCAGCAGGACCAGCACCAAGACAACCATCCGGCGAGCGCCGCGATTCAGCATGCCATCCTCGAAATGACCCTCATGCATCCGGCGGGTTGGCGGGCAGAGAGTGCCCGATTCTCGGGAGCCAGCGACGCAGCAGCGGCGTCGTGATGCCCGTGCTGATCAGCGCCATCAGGACCAGCATGGTAAAGACATTGCGCGGCAGCAGTCCCAGGTCGTAGCCGACGTTGAGCACCACCAGCTCCATCAGGCCCCGGGTGTTCATCATGATCCCCAGGCAATGGCATTCCAGCGCGGGCAGTCCCGTGAGGCGCGCCGCCAGCGCGCATCCACCATACTTGCCGAGCGTCGCGACGGCCAGCATGGCGGCGCACCATCCCCACAAGGAGGAACTGTCGAGCCCGTGGACGTCGGTCCGCAGCCCGGTGATCGCGAAGAACAGCGGCAGGAAGAAGACCGACACGAACTGCGCCACCCGGTGCTTCCAGGCCTCGACGAACTCGGAGCGATCATAGAGCAGCACCCCCATCATGAAGCCTCCGAAGATCGCGAAGATCCCGAGGCGGTAGGTGACGATGGCGGAGGAGAGGATGATCACCAGGAGGATCGCCATGAGGTTCGCCGGAAGGCGCGCGGGGCTCACCGGAAAGCGGGCCACCAGCCGCCGGAGCAGTGGCCGCACGGCCCACCAGCAGAGCGCCGCGTAGGCCACCAGCCAGGCGAGCTGCCGCAGCGTCGCCCCGGCGTCGAAGCGCGCCGTCGACACCGCGCTGATCACCGCCAGCAGGATCCAGCCGGTCACGTCGTCGAAGGCGGCGGCGCTGATGGCCACCGCCCCGAGCCGCGTGCGCGTCAGGTCCAGCTCCATCATGATCCGGCCCAGAACCGGGATGGCGGTAATCGACATGGCGGTGGCCATGAACAAAATGTAGCCGGTGCGGTGGATATCGGGGGCCAGCCGGGACCAGGAGAAATGCCCCAGCAGCAGTCCGAGCGTGAAGGGGAGCGCAATGCCGGCGGCAGAGACGAAGAGAACCGAGCGGCGGTTGCGCGATTCCTCCAGGTGCGAGAAGTCGAATTCGAGGCCGATCTGGAACATCAGGAAGATCAGGCCGATCTGGCTGAGGATCGAGAGCGGCTCAGGGGGCGTGGACTGGAAGACGTACCGGAAGGTCTCGGGCGCCAGCCGGCCGAAAAGCGACGGACCCAGCAGCAGGCCCGCCACGATCTCTCCCATCACCCGAGGCTGCCCCAGGCGTCTCGCCGCCTCCCCCGCCAGGCGCGCCGCCGCCAGGATGACAATCAGCTGCAGAAGCACGAAGAAGAGAACGGTCTCCGCCTGGTGAACGCTGCTGCTGGAGGCGGACTGCGCCGGCAGCGCCGCGAGGCTCACTCCGGCTCCTTGAGTCCCATGGCGATCCCGTCTCCCAGCAGGCCGTAGCCCTTCGGCGTGAGATGGGCGCCGGGAAAGGCGTAGAGGGAATCGGTGTCCTTGGCGCTCTGCAGGACCGGGAGGAGATCGATCGACGGGATGCCCAGCTCCCGCACCGTCTGCAGGACGGAGTCCCGTAGCGCCTCCTGCCCGGCGGAAGAAC contains:
- a CDS encoding fibronectin type III domain-containing protein translates to MPRRWMTTLILAALPAIPVHAGESPRRQVRLIPLPAVAPASADWVHPEGKTRWDFIAAAGGKSSVMTLESREGAVSRQTRLPGAPEPREILFQDSGEAGQALEWLFPDRFPTRLRMGTRRSFELEEKEKRGAARLEIGTEIVGIGWLHLPSRPYEVVLQRCLLQRTGAGPVTRETFYRWISPLAGVVAEYHPDSRSGEPSDSYFLDATLDGAATLKIFSAQMFSLPFDGVDYGWDVPGTCTSSGTPCSLDSQCASGQDCVKNVATLTTPSYATMGALIAADTWDFSGNNGGTETSATNVPVSSAETCNFAQCGYTVPAGVLERLDKNFATPASTLKTNDVVEIEVRPADTTIWARAGSQKEGVSGSFGQGESRFCYTTFGGVTRTPVPLYRFPHQDVPGADFYMQAGDSWTSGVFNCEQNIFNQLCGASQFLDKLYSKSCSGHTGTQSGTVIKGGVVTLPSGHTFNALLLRITADFCVYAGSSCLFAVDDVRTFNYLWQVPYLGTAARLESLQVAADATSFSQLAETDIRFGLFPPRTIQVTGQTQTSISLSWDPGLDTHRINGYKVYWDTDSGSGSTYAFNSQANPGQASIVGTTATITGLAPGTSYYLTVTSLSNFTDPSTLATTTYESLLYPTQISGDPAFVYPVEVQATTQPSGCAPTAEAGSVTVNPTAVPGEIQICWAPLADPCLTGYRVLGSNDARNDTGWGTVSDLASGTTCWTGTPSQLYYLVVANGAGGTGPWGHYGH
- a CDS encoding TRAP transporter TatT component family protein, translating into MSRLTSLLRVAAACAVLAGCAHALKEPPPLSQIGGGGPLPGDNEDLDSLLRHAEFLYAKRALPEIREAVTLFLAAARRDSSRIEGLLGAVKAQAWLADHESASHDRAAAATAAVQSAQWCARLQPQSAACEYWLGAALGLQAREKRSTALDALPRIEQAFRRASEMDPGLEQGGPYRALALLYARAPAWPAGPGDPDRAIEEARQALEIAPDYPPNLLALGETLANLEDTAGARAAYTRALEQAQERLLREDPDAKEWIEEARKGLAGKSSTP
- a CDS encoding cation:proton antiporter, encoding MSLAALPAQSASSSSVHQAETVLFFVLLQLIVILAAARLAGEAARRLGQPRVMGEIVAGLLLGPSLFGRLAPETFRYVFQSTPPEPLSILSQIGLIFLMFQIGLEFDFSHLEESRNRRSVLFVSAAGIALPFTLGLLLGHFSWSRLAPDIHRTGYILFMATAMSITAIPVLGRIMMELDLTRTRLGAVAISAAAFDDVTGWILLAVISAVSTARFDAGATLRQLAWLVAYAALCWWAVRPLLRRLVARFPVSPARLPANLMAILLVIILSSAIVTYRLGIFAIFGGFMMGVLLYDRSEFVEAWKHRVAQFVSVFFLPLFFAITGLRTDVHGLDSSSLWGWCAAMLAVATLGKYGGCALAARLTGLPALECHCLGIMMNTRGLMELVVLNVGYDLGLLPRNVFTMLVLMALISTGITTPLLRRWLPRIGHSLPANPPDA